From the genome of Psychroserpens ponticola, one region includes:
- the allB gene encoding allantoinase AllB: MMTEFLIYSKRCFINDQFIESTIHIKSDKILCIYSGRNETPNLPFLDYEHLIVMPGIIDVHVHINEPGRENWEGFDTATKAAAIGGVTTLIEMPLNASPVTTDLEAFQLKQDASKGKLHVNCGFYGGIIPSNKNDIEDLIKAGVFGIKGFLTHSGIDEFPNVSKTDLEAIAPILKKYNVPLLLHCELTDDNVPEVTNSKSYQEYLKSRPQHWETNAIDLALDIQKRFDIKMHIVHLSASEGIERIKQRKSKTDKLTVETCPHYLYFNAETIPNESPIFKCAPPIREKANNEKLWNFLLDDGFDFLASDHSPAPPERKQLESGDFFKAWGGISGLQFTLPIIYTNGKEKGLQTEKLIPLLTKKPAEFLGIEHKKGNLKAGFDADIVVWDDSEEFEITEDTIQHKHKATPYLNEMVFGKVIHTFVNGVQVVENSKLKTLQQGQLLLKDR, from the coding sequence ATGATGACCGAATTTCTAATTTACAGTAAGCGTTGCTTTATCAATGACCAATTCATTGAGTCCACAATTCATATTAAAAGTGATAAAATTCTTTGTATTTATTCTGGTAGAAATGAAACGCCAAATCTTCCTTTTTTAGATTATGAACATCTAATTGTTATGCCTGGAATTATCGATGTTCATGTTCACATTAACGAACCTGGACGAGAAAATTGGGAAGGTTTTGATACAGCGACAAAAGCTGCTGCAATTGGAGGCGTAACAACACTAATTGAAATGCCTTTAAATGCAAGTCCAGTGACTACAGACCTAGAAGCTTTCCAACTAAAACAAGACGCTTCAAAAGGTAAATTACATGTAAATTGCGGATTTTATGGAGGCATTATTCCTTCCAACAAAAATGATATTGAAGATTTAATAAAAGCAGGTGTTTTCGGAATTAAAGGGTTTCTAACGCATTCAGGAATTGATGAGTTTCCAAATGTTTCAAAAACTGATTTAGAAGCTATTGCTCCTATTCTAAAAAAATACAATGTTCCTTTGCTATTGCATTGCGAGCTAACTGATGACAATGTTCCAGAAGTCACAAATTCAAAAAGCTATCAAGAGTATTTAAAATCGCGACCTCAACATTGGGAAACCAATGCGATTGATTTAGCTTTAGATATTCAAAAACGATTCGATATTAAAATGCATATTGTGCACCTTTCAGCTTCTGAAGGTATTGAACGCATCAAACAACGTAAATCAAAAACAGATAAACTGACAGTAGAAACTTGTCCGCATTATCTATATTTTAACGCTGAAACAATTCCAAATGAATCGCCAATTTTCAAATGCGCTCCACCTATTAGAGAGAAAGCAAATAATGAGAAACTTTGGAATTTCTTATTAGACGATGGTTTCGACTTTTTAGCCTCAGACCACTCACCTGCTCCACCCGAACGTAAGCAATTAGAAAGTGGTGACTTCTTTAAAGCTTGGGGAGGAATTTCAGGATTACAATTCACGCTTCCCATAATATATACTAATGGAAAAGAGAAAGGGTTACAAACTGAAAAACTAATTCCGTTACTCACAAAAAAACCTGCGGAATTTTTAGGAATTGAACACAAAAAAGGGAATTTAAAAGCTGGATTTGATGCTGATATTGTAGTTTGGGATGATTCTGAAGAATTTGAAATTACTGAAGATACTATTCAACACAAACACAAAGCAACGCCATATTTAAACGAAATGGTTTTTGGGAAAGTAATTCATACATTTGTTAATGGTGTTCAAGTGGTTGAGAATTCAAAATTAAAAACACTTCAACAAGGACAATTATTATTAAAAGATAGATGA
- the alc gene encoding allantoicase: MIEDKLKQYTDLASERIGGQVLYATDDFFAEKENLIKEGRGIFIADKYTERGKWMDGWESRRKRTSGHDWAILKLGAEGKIKGFDIDTNHFLGNHPPFASVEAINLDTDSSDWSNCDELSWEEILPKSPLDPGSQHFFEIDSDKIFTHVRLHIYPDGGVARFRVYGEVFKDWSKVNSEDLIDLALVNNCGKALHCNDMFFSVMDNLISPTTGKNMGDGWETKRNRTPNNEDFVILKLGHPGIVHKIIVDTKHFKGNYPDSCAIDVCNCDSDDVLSGNHEWKPLLPKQKLEADQEHYFEKEIIQIEHPITHVKLKIYPDGGVSRLRILGTIK; the protein is encoded by the coding sequence ATGATAGAAGATAAACTTAAACAATATACAGACCTAGCTTCTGAGAGAATTGGCGGACAAGTATTATACGCAACAGACGATTTTTTTGCTGAAAAAGAAAATCTTATTAAAGAAGGTCGAGGCATTTTTATTGCAGATAAATACACCGAAAGAGGAAAATGGATGGATGGATGGGAATCCAGACGAAAAAGAACCTCAGGCCATGATTGGGCAATTTTAAAACTTGGTGCTGAAGGAAAAATTAAAGGTTTCGATATTGACACCAATCACTTTTTAGGAAATCATCCGCCTTTTGCATCTGTTGAAGCGATAAATCTAGATACTGATAGTTCTGATTGGAGCAACTGTGACGAATTATCTTGGGAAGAAATTTTACCAAAATCACCTTTAGATCCTGGCAGCCAACACTTTTTCGAAATCGATTCAGATAAAATTTTTACACACGTTCGTCTGCATATTTATCCAGATGGTGGAGTTGCGCGTTTTAGAGTTTATGGCGAAGTTTTCAAGGATTGGTCTAAAGTTAATTCAGAAGACCTGATAGATTTAGCCTTGGTAAATAACTGCGGAAAAGCTTTGCATTGCAATGATATGTTTTTTAGTGTCATGGATAATCTTATTTCGCCTACCACTGGAAAAAACATGGGAGACGGTTGGGAAACAAAACGTAATCGAACACCTAACAATGAAGATTTTGTAATTCTAAAATTGGGACATCCTGGAATCGTTCACAAAATAATAGTGGACACAAAACACTTTAAAGGGAACTATCCTGATTCTTGTGCTATCGATGTTTGTAATTGTGATAGTGACGATGTTTTAAGTGGAAACCATGAATGGAAACCATTACTGCCTAAACAAAAATTAGAAGCAGATCAAGAACATTATTTCGAAAAAGAAATCATACAAATTGAACATCCAATTACACACGTTAAATTGAAAATATATCCAGATGGTGGTGTAAGTAGATTACGTATTCTTGGAACAATTAAATAA
- a CDS encoding urate hydroxylase PuuD, whose product MIEVFLLIAWVVIFSVIVAATYKLQHSIKEQKKQGNDDKADSLQTSQNWFYALIVIGSVCGIGILYLFLKGTIYESHFFEWLNLTVRLIHITFGIAWIGASFYFVFLENALNRTENVRDELAGNLWAVHGGGFYYVEKYKLAPKKIPKHLHWFKYEAYFTWLSGFCLLSIVYYFNASSYLIDPEVLDILPSTAIAISISSLIIGWVLYDQICKRLSNNKVVFTLAITALVFLFAWFYSQVFSGRAAYIHFGAFLGTLMAANVFFTIIPGQKRMVAAAKKGLPPNPADGKAAFLRSYTNNYFTLPVLFVMISNHFPSTFGNTYQWLVLIGITLGTAGVKHYLNIREKGELSVWVMPISVVILFGMAFMTAPTPPKYENCQEIVSFTEVQTIINNRCTACHSSNPTDDVWKVAPNGVKYDTAEQIYNLRDKIFQRVVVSKNMPFNNNQTLMTQEERDMINCWINQGAPK is encoded by the coding sequence ATGATTGAAGTATTCTTACTTATAGCTTGGGTTGTTATTTTTTCAGTAATCGTTGCTGCTACATATAAATTACAGCATTCTATTAAAGAACAAAAAAAACAAGGAAATGATGATAAAGCAGACTCGCTTCAAACATCACAAAATTGGTTTTATGCTTTAATTGTTATTGGTTCTGTCTGTGGAATTGGGATTTTGTATCTCTTCTTAAAAGGAACCATCTACGAAAGTCACTTTTTTGAATGGCTAAACTTAACAGTCAGACTTATCCATATTACCTTTGGCATTGCTTGGATTGGTGCTTCTTTCTATTTTGTGTTTTTAGAAAACGCTTTGAATAGAACCGAAAACGTAAGAGATGAATTAGCCGGAAACCTTTGGGCTGTTCATGGTGGCGGATTCTATTATGTTGAAAAATATAAACTGGCTCCTAAAAAAATTCCGAAACACTTACATTGGTTTAAATACGAAGCGTATTTCACATGGTTGTCTGGTTTTTGTTTACTTTCTATTGTCTATTATTTTAATGCTAGTTCATATTTAATAGATCCAGAAGTTTTAGACATTTTACCTTCTACAGCAATAGCGATTAGTATAAGTTCTTTGATTATTGGTTGGGTTTTATATGACCAAATTTGCAAACGATTAAGCAACAATAAAGTGGTTTTCACTTTGGCCATAACAGCTTTAGTTTTCCTATTTGCTTGGTTTTATTCACAAGTTTTTAGTGGCAGAGCTGCCTATATACACTTTGGTGCTTTTCTTGGAACTTTAATGGCAGCCAATGTATTTTTTACTATAATTCCTGGACAAAAACGTATGGTTGCGGCTGCAAAAAAAGGATTACCACCAAATCCAGCCGATGGAAAAGCAGCTTTTTTACGTTCGTACACTAATAATTATTTTACGCTTCCTGTGTTGTTTGTAATGATCAGCAATCATTTCCCTAGTACTTTTGGAAACACATATCAATGGTTGGTTCTTATAGGAATAACTTTAGGAACAGCTGGTGTTAAACATTATTTAAACATTCGTGAAAAAGGTGAATTGTCAGTTTGGGTGATGCCAATTTCTGTGGTTATTTTATTCGGAATGGCATTCATGACTGCTCCAACGCCTCCAAAATATGAAAATTGCCAAGAAATCGTTTCCTTTACAGAAGTCCAAACCATTATTAATAACAGATGTACTGCTTGTCATTCATCCAATCCAACAGATGATGTCTGGAAAGTAGCACCTAATGGTGTAAAATATGATACAGCTGAACAGATTTATAATTTACGTGACAAGATTTTTCAACGTGTAGTGGTAAGCAAAAATATGCCATTTAACAATAATCAAACACTAATGACTCAAGAAGAGCGCGATATGATTAATTGTTGGATCAATCAAGGTGCACCAAAATAA
- the uraD gene encoding 2-oxo-4-hydroxy-4-carboxy-5-ureidoimidazoline decarboxylase, whose translation MITLEQLNLLSEQEAFSKLEQCCVSKTWAGKMVEIRPFSSENELIKTAASIWYNDCSVEDFKEAFTGHPKIGNVDSLKEKFAHTADWAGNEQSKVADANMETIEALAKANELYEDKFGYIFIVSASGKSAEEMLAIVNSRLNNNTEDEIYVAMNEQHKITVIRLAKLIEDLSKKADLSSHLTTHALDTSIGVPAKHMLITLKGLRNNQWKPMSVGITNNDGRISDVLPPGQLLSPGNYTMTFNTANYYKNNNQNGFYPEASIQFEVTDGSHYHIPLLINPFGYSTYRGS comes from the coding sequence ATGATAACATTAGAACAACTTAATTTACTTTCGGAGCAAGAAGCTTTTTCAAAATTAGAACAATGTTGTGTTTCTAAAACTTGGGCAGGCAAAATGGTTGAAATCAGACCTTTTTCTTCGGAAAATGAGTTGATAAAAACTGCAGCTTCTATTTGGTATAATGACTGTTCTGTAGAAGATTTTAAAGAAGCATTTACTGGTCATCCGAAAATTGGAAATGTAGATAGTTTAAAAGAAAAATTCGCGCATACAGCTGATTGGGCTGGAAACGAACAATCTAAAGTTGCTGATGCAAATATGGAAACCATCGAAGCCTTAGCAAAAGCAAATGAATTATACGAAGATAAATTTGGCTATATTTTTATTGTAAGTGCTAGTGGAAAATCGGCTGAAGAGATGTTGGCTATTGTCAATTCTAGATTGAACAATAATACAGAAGATGAAATTTACGTAGCAATGAACGAGCAGCATAAAATCACCGTTATTCGTTTAGCAAAACTTATTGAAGATCTCTCTAAAAAAGCAGATCTGAGTAGTCATTTAACCACTCACGCTTTAGATACATCTATTGGTGTTCCTGCAAAACACATGCTCATAACTTTAAAAGGTTTACGTAATAACCAATGGAAACCAATGAGTGTTGGCATTACAAATAACGATGGACGAATTTCTGATGTGTTACCTCCAGGACAACTTTTAAGTCCAGGGAATTATACCATGACATTTAACACAGCCAACTATTATAAAAATAATAATCAAAATGGTTTTTATCCTGAAGCTTCCATACAATTTGAAGTTACAGATGGCAGCCATTATCATATTCCATTATTAATTAATCCATTTGGGTATTCAACCTATAGAGGAAGTTAA
- a CDS encoding DUF6986 family protein: MNLSISEDKKETIFDNLKTANQTFNKIYRGDREDRQPIHTVYGGANLFKSNTTDILGGIALKSLLHYAPNCIEFGKAFKLKGSKKLPSKNKKQLKLIKKLEGFSSEELKNHPAGFSYNIYQKVIAKLKSEGVEDFRIDFEDGFGNRSDKEEDETAVFAAKQVALGMTDGTVSPFIGIRIKPFTEELKHRGQRTLDLFLTTLLSETNGKLPNNFVVMLPKVTIPEQIIALVSFFEVIEDKFNLESGTLKMEMMVETTQSIMDHNGTNPLFRFIAASKGRCIATHFGTYDYTASNNITASYQEMDHDVCDFAHYTTKVALAHTGIWLSDGATNTMPIGPHRGDLTEEEEEENRKVVHRAWLKGYEHIRHSLYKGLYQGWDLNPAQLPMRYTAVYAFFLESYDDAVLRLKTFVEKAAQATLIGDTFDDAATGQGLLNYFLKALNSGAITIDEVLATGLTLDEIRTRSFAKILKDRRAKLE; encoded by the coding sequence ATGAATTTAAGTATTTCAGAAGATAAAAAAGAAACGATTTTTGACAATTTAAAAACGGCAAATCAAACGTTCAATAAAATATATAGAGGAGACAGAGAAGATAGACAACCCATTCACACCGTTTATGGTGGAGCAAATCTATTCAAATCTAATACAACCGACATTTTAGGAGGTATCGCTTTAAAATCATTGTTGCATTATGCTCCTAATTGTATTGAATTTGGTAAAGCTTTTAAATTAAAAGGAAGCAAAAAATTACCATCAAAAAACAAGAAACAATTAAAGCTCATAAAAAAGTTAGAAGGCTTCTCTAGTGAAGAATTAAAAAATCATCCAGCTGGATTTTCTTATAACATATATCAAAAAGTAATTGCAAAATTAAAAAGCGAAGGTGTTGAAGATTTTAGAATCGATTTTGAAGATGGCTTTGGTAATCGTTCTGACAAAGAAGAAGATGAGACTGCTGTTTTTGCAGCAAAACAAGTCGCTCTAGGAATGACTGACGGAACAGTTTCTCCTTTTATAGGCATTCGTATCAAACCCTTTACTGAAGAATTAAAACATCGTGGACAAAGAACACTTGATTTATTCTTAACAACATTACTGTCAGAAACCAATGGGAAATTACCAAACAATTTTGTGGTAATGTTACCTAAAGTGACCATTCCTGAGCAAATTATTGCATTAGTATCCTTTTTTGAAGTGATTGAAGACAAATTCAATTTAGAATCTGGAACACTAAAAATGGAAATGATGGTCGAGACCACACAATCCATAATGGATCACAATGGAACAAATCCATTATTCAGATTTATAGCAGCAAGCAAAGGTCGCTGTATCGCAACTCATTTTGGAACTTACGATTATACTGCTTCAAACAATATTACAGCTTCATATCAAGAAATGGATCATGACGTGTGTGATTTTGCACATTACACAACAAAAGTGGCTTTAGCACACACCGGAATTTGGTTGTCTGATGGCGCTACTAATACCATGCCAATTGGACCACATCGTGGTGATTTAACTGAAGAGGAAGAGGAAGAAAACAGAAAAGTTGTTCATCGTGCTTGGTTAAAAGGTTATGAGCATATTCGTCATTCATTATACAAAGGTTTATATCAAGGTTGGGATTTAAATCCAGCACAATTACCAATGCGTTACACTGCAGTTTATGCCTTCTTTTTAGAAAGCTATGATGACGCTGTTCTACGTTTAAAAACCTTCGTAGAAAAAGCTGCTCAAGCGACATTAATTGGTGACACATTTGATGATGCTGCAACTGGACAAGGTCTTTTAAATTACTTTTTAAAAGCCTTAAACAGTGGAGCGATTACAATTGACGAAGTATTAGCTACAGGACTAACATTAGATGAAATTAGAACACGTTCGTTTGCTAAAATATTGAAAGACAGACGTGCTAAATTGGAGTAA